From the Orcinus orca chromosome 7, mOrcOrc1.1, whole genome shotgun sequence genome, the window catcaaaagaaaatgaagacatcaTTATCTCGATATGATTTAAACCCCTCATTAATTTTAATGCCATtgctattcatttttaatatcattCTATCTCTTCTTGACGTCTGTGTGTCATTTTCCTCAGCTGTTAAATGATGCTACTATGTTGTGTCTTACAAGGAAATTTACTTGGTAGAAGAAATAGTGAATTTAGTGgatattttttcaattattttcaattttttccttttcttttttttacattaagtGGGAGAATGCATTTGTACTCTAGGATCAAAAGCCATGAGGAAAAGGAGGATAAGCAAGTTGTAAGGTGCCAGATGAAAGAAACTGGGAAGATGATGTCAGGACACCTGGTGAAAACCCAGTAATTAACAAATGCTGTTTgcttctttatattaaaaaaaatgggttGCTACTGTCTCTCCTGGACTTTCAGGAGAATCCAAAAGGCCACCCTAATTCAGAATTTTCTTCTCCACTGAAGATATCCCTTTGCTGATAGGAACATACCTGCAAAGCTCATACTATTATTATACATTACCCAAGACAAAAATAAAGGTGTTCTCGAAAATGCCCCAAAGTCTCCCCAGATGACTGCTCAGTCTATACCCTTAGGGCTGTGTGTGTGACGCAGTAAATGGAATGAGGTACACAAAGGCCAGAGACATTACTAGCCATGGGGGACTTGTAGTCAAATCGTTCTTGGGTGGCATCGGCAAATATTAAAACAGCCTCCAAAGTTGAGTAAGGAAAACAAGGCTGAGGCTTTGTTTGAAATGTATGAGTACTTTTATCcctattcaaatttttaaaatattggtgatatctttttttttttttttttttttgcggtacgcaggcctctcactgttgtggcctctcccgttgcggagcacaggctccagacgtacaggctcagcagccatggctcacgggcccagccgctccacggtatgtgggatcttcccggaccggggcacgaacctgcgtcccctgcatcggcaggcggactctcaaccactgcgccacctgggaagccctagtGATATCTTAATTGATCCTGAAGGAGAAATTATCATCTGAAAAAGTTTTTTTCAGTATTGATGGTAATTCCAGAAATTAACTCATGGCACTAGCTCGGTCATTTGTGAAAAGAAGCCAGCTCTGAAATTGGATTGTTTTCATATCCATGGTATTATTATTTCCTAGtccatctgcttctttttttttttttttccaagtaagaTGTCATTTCCTAGTAAAAGTCAGATGTTACAAGAACTTTTATATAcattcaaactttattttttaagaaaacagttcTTCCCCTTTTATATGAAGTGGATTTGGGCAGTTAAGACACTGTCCCTGTTGCAAGGGGCCATCTTGGTTGAGATGACCTTCGCTCAGCTGAGGGAGTAACCAGTTAAGCCATTACCCTTCCATTCTCTTGCAGGATTTCACATCTGTGCTGCTGGGTGGATGGCCAAGGGCAGAGTTGGATACCCCATTGTGAAGCCAGGGCCCAACTGTGGATTTGGAAAAACTGGTATTATTGATTATGGAGTCCGTCTGAACAGAAGTGAAAGATGGGATGCTTATTGCTACAACCCACATGGTTTGtcaaaaacaataattttatacTATATAAAAACAGGTACAGGTTACTAAGACCTtagtaaaaagaaatgacttcTTCTTCCAGAGAGAGAGCAATTTAGTAACGATAATTATTAATAACAACTACCATTCATAGAATGATTATGCTGTGCCACACACTGACTTATGTCTTTCATCCACACTGTCACTTTATTGTTATACCCATTTTAGAATTCAGGAAACTAAAGTTCAAGAGCTTAAGTAACTTTCAGCCAGCCAGTAATTAGTAGGCAGGTGAGATCACAACTTAATTCTTTTCTGTGCCAGGGAACTTCCTGATTacagaggacaaaaaaaaaaaaaagattataaacttGCCACAGTTAATTAGCTAAAACCAAGAAGTAGTACTACCAAATGTTAACTGTTCAAAATTATCCCTTTAATAGAATgagaaaaaggagacagaatAAACAAAGTTTTTCCCTAATTTCTTTCTGGGCATAAATTCTTAAACTTCCAAACTAAGCAACCCTCACTCTGTGGTttgttttaacaaatatatactgGATATGCTAGTTATTATTGTAAGCACCTgtttattcatattctttttccatggTTGATTGCAGCTAGGAAAacttcaaagagaaaattaacacattataattaCTATAAACAGTAATTCTTGGTCCATGCTGTTGGAGAAAAAAGTAGACTGTTGTTTTGGGATGTATTTCCCCCAGGATAATATTACAAAGTGTTACAACATGTTACAAAGTATTTCCCAGATATATGATCATAAACATCCTCAGGTGGTGTCCCATTTGGATCTACCTTAGAGAATGTCCATGACAAAGTAGGAGATTACAGTGAAGTTCTAGCATATTATTatagaatttattatttaataatattaaccaTTGGAGAACAGTTTCTCACATTTGCAACTAACCTCTACCTCACAATAATGTATACTCCAAGTAGAAAAGAATTTTTCCTAGAGCTGTCACCTATTCCCACTTGAgacaaaatatgaataaatgggggtggggtgggatgaactgggagattgggattgacatatatacactaatatgcataaaatagataactaaaaagaacgtgctgtataaaaaataaataaaattcaaaaaatatgaataacatGCATTCATATAGACTATAACTTTCAAATCACTTTGACATACTTTAAGCCTATAGTATACTATATTTAGTCCTATATTTAGTCATTGTTAATAATTCATAtaccttcttttcctctctttctttcttcctttttcttaaatatatttatacaggCAACTCTCTTCTTACTCTTAAGAGTAACttctatttccaaatatattatCTGATTCTTCTGCTTGATAAACTCCAGGATCTCTGAGCATCTACTCAATCATTTCCAAAGGTCAAAGTCTAAGGAAGATGTAGAAGTATAAATGGAAAGATTCTTACAGTATTTCATTGCCCTTTTATAAGAATGCCACCTTAACTTACAAATTTTTATAAGCTGCTTTTGTTTCTCATAGAGGCTGAATGCTTTTTACTCTGGGAATGTGTGTACAGAATCCTGGGAGACTTGTGCTTACTCAAGTCTCAGCTTACTTTTGGATTCAGTGATATACTGATTATTTAGGATGTGGTCAACCTGAAGGGGACTGGGGGCCACCTGAACTAGCAATGGGAGAACAGttcattgaaaaataattggaatgaaaaaaatcataatggtatcagaaaaataaagcaatgatTATTAATGAATCAATACCACCAAGTTAGAGTTGATTGAAGCAAGGAAGAATAGGGTCATTCAGAAGTGTTCAGAAGTCAGCTTGCTCATTCGAGTTCTGAATGTGTGGCATGATGCCGACTGCCTCCTGTATGAATACTTCTTAACCAATTAGCTGTCAgtcctcagggacccaggctgcttTATAAATCTGTCATTttctaaataagcaagagatgagGCAATAATTATATGTAACATGAAGTATAGAGCTGAATAGATATagctaaatataaaaacaagttagttcaatatttgaatatttttcctaATCTAATGATATATACATCAAAGATAGGATGCTATGGGACAGAGAAAATCACTCCCAAAGCGGGCACTGTATATGCTTATGTGCACATATAaactatgtattatataatatttaataatacaatAAGAATAGCTTATACTTTGCATAATACCCTTAAGCTATCCTTTATATTTTATCCTCAGAATAGTCCTGTGAGGAGGTAACAGGAGAGACATGACTATATTTATTTtaccaatgaagaaactgaggtatagaCTGGACGCAGAGCTCAGACTAGATCCCTGACCCTCTTTTGTCACTTCCTTGCCTTTCTAAGAGCCTGTTCTGCCCTGGGGTGATAAGCTTCCTTTACTTCTATGGTGTGAAGGATTCTAACacaattttttattgtaatagTTATTTTCAAGGAGAATATTCTTGTAAAAAACTTCTAAttggggaattctctggcggttcagtagttaggactcggcactttcactgccgagggcacaggttggatccctggtcggggaactaagatcctgcgggctgcgtggcacagccaaaaaaaaaaaaaaaaaccaaaaaccctctaattgatataataaaaaataccttTGAATGCTATCCAGAgtcaccactaccatcaccaccactcagATTATTTTTGAGTTTccagtttgtatctttttttcaaGACACTAGACATTTAGGTGATATGGAATTAAAATTAACTGCGGCCCTTCCACAGCTTTCTCTCTAGGCATACTGTAAAATCACTGTTCTGGCAGAGATTGTTTGTTCTTATAACAGGTTATGGGACAGGACAGAAATCTATGAAATGGTAAATGACTTGAAAAAACCAACATGGATATCTCCACCAAATCCTCAAATAGTATTAGGATTAAGGTGCTAATGTAAACCAGTAAAAGGAGTATAGAATGATTATAAATTATTCCTTTTAACTGGATTAGAGTGACCTTCAAATTCCCTAAGTGATCTTCATATTCTATAATGATTTTACAAACAGAATTTATTGGACTCATTATTCTAAGTGTCTGAGTCCCTGAAGACACAGTAGTGACACCACAGAACAAAATCCGTGTCATCTTGATTGGGCTGTTGGTAATATGGGcatatgtatttgtcaaaacacaTTTAAGTGTACATATAAGACATGCATCCCATGCTTAAAACGTAAACAGAGCAAAAATGTCAACAGGAACACAATTATTATTCCTTCTtgctgttttactttttaaaaaactcacaagtggggacttccctggtggcgcagtggttaagaatctccctgccaatgcaggggacacaggttcgagccctggtccttgaagatcccacatgccacgaagcaattaagcccatgcgccacaactactgagcctgtgctctagagcccgcctgccacaactactgaagcccgcgcgcctagagaccgggctcctcaacaagagaagccaccccaaggagaagcccacgcaccgcaacaaacagtagcccccgctcgctgcaactagaaaaagtctgcgcgcagcaacgaagacccaatgcagccaaaaataaattaattaatttttaaaaagttagaacaaaaaaaaaattcacaagtggtCTATGTTCATTTTAGAGAATTTAGCAACTATTAATGAAAAAACATTTATTCTTCAGCTACAGTTACACACAATATACTATGGATGctatatattaaatcattttatttttatttcataaaaagcactaaataaatggaCACTAAGAaatgaatatcttttttaaagtaggaatcattttttaaaaatgctttcttatcattttttttttctcttttcagcaaAGGAGTGTGGTGGTGTCTTCACAGATccaaagcaaatttttaaaactccaggCTTCCCAAATGAGTATGATGATAACCAAATCTGCTACTGGCACATTAGACTCAAGTATGGTCAGCGTATTCACCTGAGTTTTTTGGACTTTGACCTTGAAGATGACCCAGCTTGCTTGGCTGACTATGTTGAAATATATGACAGTTATGATGATGTCCATGGCTTTGTGGGAAGGTATGTATTGTTTCTCCATACAGGAAGCTAATGAACATCCGATATTTTgcatgatgtttcttttatttctctccaaCTGTCCCTACAACATTGATTTTCCAGTTTATCTATTCTCCTGCAACAgagtatcctttttttaaaaattaatttattcatttatttatttttggctgagttgggtcttcgttgctgcacgtgggctttctctagttgtggcaagctgggccactctttgttgtggtgtgcgggcttcttattgggggggcttctctttgttgtggaccacaggctctaggcgtgtgggcttcagtagttgtggctcacgggctctacagcgcaggctcagtagttgtggcacacaggcttagctgctccgcggcatgtgggatcttcccggactagggctcgaacccgtgtcccctgcattggcaggtggattcttaatcactgtgccaccagggaagccccagagtatcCTTTTTTAACCACGGCTTTTTTTTTGCTCTGTTACTCATAACAAGCCATAGTCAGCTGCTATGTCTACTTATTAAAATAGTTATAGCTGCTTTTTGATTTGTTAAGTTGTAACAATTAGTTACATATTCTATTTATAAAGACCTCAAGATTTGACTaacaggagaaagaagatgtATGAGTTGGGAaattttgggggtttttaaaTGTTCTGATTTCTGTCAACCtcctaaaaataattataaattcaataaTTGTTGCCTTTCTTCTGTGTACAAAGCATTGTACTAAGCATTATGGATATAAGGCAAATAAGTAAACTATAGCCCCTTCTCTCATATAGTTTAGCTAAATATACAAtggatatctttttaaaaatgactttctttGCCATAAAAAACAAGTATTGCTTTCCTCAGTATTTTTCCCTGGGTTTTTTAACATGCTGGgacacactttttttttgttcCCATCCATATCTTTAACATAGTTTAAATTTTACAATACAAAATTTgcaacattttacaaaatattgtaaattaaagAGTGTACAGTTAAGGTGTTTTATGTATTCAGGTCCCCACTtaataatgtatattttagaCTATCCATTATCAATAGATTATCAG encodes:
- the TNFAIP6 gene encoding tumor necrosis factor-inducible gene 6 protein isoform X3 — its product is MIILIYLFVLLWEEAHGWGFRNGIFHNSIWLGFHICAAGWMAKGRVGYPIVKPGPNCGFGKTGIIDYGVRLNRSERWDAYCYNPHAKECGGVFTDPKQIFKTPGFPNEYDDNQICYWHIRLKYGQRIHLSFLDFDLEDDPACLADYVEIYDSYDDVHGFVGRYCGDELPEDIISTGNVMTLKFLSDASVTAGGFQIKYVAVDPLSKSSQGKNTSTTSPGNKNYLAGRFSHL
- the TNFAIP6 gene encoding tumor necrosis factor-inducible gene 6 protein isoform X4, encoding MIILIYLFVLLWEEAHGWGFRNGIFHNSIWLEQAAGVYHREARSGKYKLTYAEAKAVCEYEGGHLATYKQLEAARKIGFHICAAGWMAKGRVGYPIVKPGPNCGFGKTGIIDYGVRLNRSERWDAYCYNPHAKECGGVFTDPKQIFKTPGFPNEYDDNQICYWHIRLKYGQRIHLSFLDFDLEDDPACLADYVEIYDSYDDVHGFVGRYCGDELPEDIISTAPREKI
- the TNFAIP6 gene encoding tumor necrosis factor-inducible gene 6 protein isoform X2; this translates as MVLMVADCTEQAAGVYHREARSGKYKLTYAEAKAVCEYEGGHLATYKQLEAARKIGFHICAAGWMAKGRVGYPIVKPGPNCGFGKTGIIDYGVRLNRSERWDAYCYNPHAKECGGVFTDPKQIFKTPGFPNEYDDNQICYWHIRLKYGQRIHLSFLDFDLEDDPACLADYVEIYDSYDDVHGFVGRYCGDELPEDIISTGNVMTLKFLSDASVTAGGFQIKYVAVDPLSKSSQGKNTSTTSPGNKNYLAGRFSHL